Proteins encoded in a region of the Micromonas commoda chromosome 10, complete sequence genome:
- a CDS encoding predicted protein, protein MMGSAETRPLLDEFSPLVERKRANSAWGTRAKYALATLALVGVAAFAGVAMFPGAANNIGLSTLGDKSDFVAAEAPSMHHRSSVKPHSKLYVPRGSARLGEEGEAAPAAPTKAIPHTAEDPIESSGLDAKIAQLEADKAALEQSNADLAAQIATLTADTSAQDQLKKCQEDTHSVIAEKKTVEDELQRLEQEISDEREAHMKVGGFNCGRIIPGENRDEKLAECDAEMRLQLYERKKANQRKYQMRLQNDALHAEIEGLENKLLELDGEVRQCIADSAAAAQTAAEQLADANAKTEEVQTAMGKVEYELELCMNGKKACDTKVHDMEGELKDMEAREDKCEADFAQARKMYQDSHATKDEATKQLESDISRLELDITNVKDKRDSLEKELNEKFVEIKTLEKTVADNQAAAEEANNAKSACEAENGMISASIEHLKNDAKRMEQTLNMTRDSKLAMVDEVMRLNQKMEGLEGEILEADNKLKTAINASAAEKAELVGKAMEKDEQIAAIKTEVASLKAQVNVSAAAELALQARLADAQDKAAAAQLDLEAQISTCQTDFAAARDAFQAKHMSNDEASKQLKEQITQLETTLATTTESCKQGKETCKAEIDQLHADINAKSQEIQNALATVDAKSAEIDVCYAATDKLHTENAALIGSVDTCTSDLATSKEEKDLCEGSKNGLLDMNKKCEASVEKCEADGAAEREVLLKKHADKDEVTQQLNTDLTRVQGEVAKCQDAKATLTTQVDTCDADINAAKDETKAAKADFTELKMQPWCQPPNPPAPDAPAPPPPQNPPGAKKFAEKLPISEKKLIAEGVASAKAVKIIDAIMLGSDITSDKVRPFVNLDKKYSDASVSYIFAHCYADEINMIAAEVTVEGGKAYLTAQGEGIRSSANCRDEDLDAREVTAAWANQLSEDEAWTEYGYMPGASLGGVKLVNADRRIADEVKALMPVDAPAEFDASAELDEEEKTNTFRQLLGGCSRVNCGYHWQGWSSCSPSNGVCGWGSQSRCPSVYRRNSCGGSGCPGCQSQSCFSRTCPPPPSPSPPPPSPSPPPPSPPPPSPPPPKAKLGLGTIEYVIVNNVGGLEMGGKGKPMYTPSDAFLSIPEVATMKVGDAVMMAKAYKNGQPTEEEAPVIFAACDGDSLKLVSATVTAAHGSSFIALGEAKSSPKSGCDNAALTAGAVMDAFKAGDAAGSVSIGHVYFTQADDGDEVPTANTAVVLGEASAPVAIELKSACFIGSSIGVDESGCRIAKAFPTDKVGEFIFATCKDEHMTMVVAQVGMGDVPAEEPEEETAVAEEPEEETAVAEEPEEETAVAEEEEAQEPLTPSQSAPAPSTKKSKKKKRRKRRKRRKKKKSKKKKGWWPFGAEAEAQGQAGRSLLFAPGILPDISSALENANLPVWVTDKAQAATITVTKAMTATCTDGAMTAASVKAAASQASGKPYGPALSIGRVAWTDHDTTQTDVIDAVKTTLTAPPPKPCTGRTVTVKRMDPAGLDGHGWGMNLEFMCGDSKVSIGSSRGSQTQSTVVNSEMTQGDCAARIDKSNWLGGYGYGDFFDVTVGECPPPPPPPAPAPVGEECTGRTVTVKRMDAGGLDGHGWGMNLEFMCGDSKVSIGNSRGSQTQSTVVNTPMFASDCAARIDKSNWLGGYGYGDFFDVTVGECPKKCKRTISATRRDANHGWGMNLKFKCGDAEVVIGNSDQAEKTVFYDNVATGTCPSRVDKSNWLGGDTYGDYFDVVMGECIDSEAQAQCRREVTATRGDAAHGWGMPLEFECGGKVVHIGSSGGQTKSATTTFKLDGDDCPSRVDKSNWRGGHTYGDWFSVNVGPCVGAALGDAVEYDHEDKPKLGSKTKLGKKTEASANTWKVW, encoded by the coding sequence ATGATGGGCTCCGCCGAGACGCGTCCGCTGCTGGACGAGTTCTCCCCGCTGGTCGAGCGCAAGCGCGCGAACAGCGCGTGGGGTACTCGCGCCAAGTATGCGCTCGCCACTctggcgctcgtcggcgtcgccgccttcgccggcgtcgccatgtTCCCCGGTGCGGCCAACAACATCGGCCTCTCCACCCTCGGGGACAAGTCCgacttcgtcgccgcggaggctccGTCCATGCACCACAGGTCCTCCGTGAAGCCCCACTCGAAACTCTACGTCCCTCGCGGTtccgcgaggctcggcgaggagggtgaggccgctcccgccgctcccacCAAGGCGATTCCCCACACGGCGGAGGATCCCATCGAGAGCTCGGGGCTCGACGCCAAGATCGcccagctcgaggcggacaaGGCTGCTCTCGAGCAGTCCaacgccgacctcgccgcgcagattGCCACCCTCACCGCCGATACCTCCGCCCAGGACCAACTCAAGAAGTGCCAGGAGGATACGCActccgtcatcgccgagAAGAAGACGGTCGAGGATGAGCTCCAGAGGCTCGAGCAGGAGATctccgacgagcgcgaggctcacATGAAGGTGGGCGGCTTCAACTGCGGCCGCATCATCCCCGGTGAGAACCGCGAcgagaagctcgccgagTGCGACGCGGAGATGCGCCTCCAGCTCTACGAGCGCAAGAAGGCCAACCAGCGCAAGTACCAGATGCGCCTCCAGAACGAcgccctccacgccgagATCGAAGGTCTCGAGAATAAGCTCCTCGaactcgacggcgaggttcgcCAGTGCATCGCCGactccgcggccgccgcccagaccgccgccgagcagctcgccgacgctAACGCGAAAACCGAGGAGGTGCAGACCGCGATGGGCAAGGTTGAgtacgagctcgagctctgCATGAACGGCAAGAAGGCTTGCGACACCAAGGTTCACGACATGGAAGGCGAGCTCAAGGACATGGAGGCTCGCGAGGACAAGTGCGAGGCGGACTTCGCGCAGGCTCGCAAGATGTACCAGGACTCCCACGCGACCAAGGACGAGGCCACCAAGCAGCTCGAGAGCGACATCTCCCGCCTGGAGCTCGACATCACCAACGTCAAGGACAAGCGCGACTCcctcgagaaggagctcAACGAGAAGTTCGTCGAGATCAAGACCCTCGAGAAGACCGTGGCCGATAAccaggctgccgccgaggaggccaacAACGCCAAGTCCGCGTGCGAAGCTGAGAACGGCATGATCTCCGCCTCCATCGAGCACCTCAAGAACGACGCGAAGCGCATGGAGCAGACCCTCAACATGACCCGCGACTCCAAGCTCGCCATGGTCGACGAGGTGATGCGCCTCAACCAGAAGATGGAAggcctcgagggcgagatCCTCGAAGCCGACAACAAGCTCAAGACCGCCAtcaacgcgtccgccgcggagaaggcggagctcgtcggcaAGGCCATGGAGAAGGATGAGCAGATTGCCGCCATCAAGACTGAGGTTGCCTCCCTCAAGGCGCAGGTCaacgtctccgccgccgccgagctcgccctccAGGCcaggctcgccgacgcgcaggacaaggctgccgccgcgcagctcgatCTCGAGGCCCAGATTTCCACCTGCCAGACTGACTttgccgccgctcgcgacgccttCCAGGCCAAGCACATGTCCAACGATGAGGCCTCCAAGCAGCTCAAGGAGCAGATCACCCAGCTCGAGACTACGCTCGCCACGACCACCGAGTCCTGCAAGCAGGGCAAGGAGACGTGCAAGGCGGAGATCGACCAGCTCCACGCGGACATCAACGCCAAGTCTCAGGAGATCcagaacgcgctcgcgaccgtGGATGCCAAGTCCGCCGAGATTGACGTCTGCTACGCCGCCACCGACAAGCTTCACACCGagaacgccgcgctcatcggctCCGTCGACACGTGCACCTCCGATCTCGCCACCtccaaggaggagaaggatcTCTGCGAGGGCTCCAAGAACGGCCTCCTCGACATGAACAAGAAGTGCGAGGCTTCCGTCGAGAAGTGCGAGGctgacggcgccgcggagcgcgaggtgctcCTCAAGAAGCACGCCGACAAGGATGAGGTGACCCAGCAGCTCAACACGGACCTCACCAGGGTCCAGGGCGAGGTTGCCAAGTGCCAGGACGCCAAGGCCACCCTCACCACGCAGGTTGACACCTGCGACGCCGACATcaacgccgccaaggacgagaccaaggctgccaaggcAGATTTCACCGAGCTCAAGATGCAGCCCTGGTGCCAGCCCCCcaacccgccggcgcccgacgctcccgcgcccccgccgccccagAACCCCCCCGGCGCCAAGAAGTTCGCCGAGAAGCTTCCCATCTCCGAGAAGaagctcatcgccgagggcgtcgcgtccgcgaagGCTGTCAAGATCATCGACGCCATCATGCTCGGATCTGACATCACCTCCGACAAGGTGCGACCCTTCGTCAACCTCGACAAGAAGTACTCCGACGCCTCCGTGTCCTACATCTTCGCGCACTGCTACGCGGATGAGATCAacatgatcgccgcggaggttaCCGTCGAAGGCGGCAAGGCCTACCTCACCGCGCAGGGCGAGGGCATCCGCTCCTCCGCCAACTGCAGGgacgaggacctcgacgcccgcgaagTCACCGCGGCTTGGGCGAACCAGCTcagcgaggacgaggcgtgGACCGAGTACGGTTACATGCCCggcgcctccctcggcggcgtcaagcTCGTCAACGCCGATCGCAggatcgccgacgaggtcaaGGCCTTGATGCCCGTGGACGCTCCCGCCGAGTTCGACGCttccgccgagctcgacgaggaggagaagaccAACACGTTCCGtcagctcctcggcggctgcTCGCGCGTAAACTGCGGCTACCACTGGCAGGGTTGGAGCAGCTGCTCACCCAGCAACGGCGTGTGCGGCTGGGGATCCCAGTCGAGGTGCCCCTCGGTCTACCGTAGAAATTCCTGCGGCGGCAGCGGTTGCCCGGGCTGCCAGTCGCAGTCCTGCTTCTCCAGGACTTGCCCGCCTCccccctccccgtcccccccTCCTCCCTCCCCCTCTCCCCCTCCCCCGTCCCCTCCtcccccctcgccgccgcctcccaaGGCGAAGCTCGGCCTGGGCACCATCGAGTACGTCATCGTCAACAAcgtcggcggcctcgagATGGGCGGCAAGGGCAAGCCCATGTACACCCCCTCCGACGCCTTCCTCTCCATCCCCGAGGTTGCGACGATGAaggtgggcgacgccgtcatGATGGCCAAGGCGTACAAGAACGGCCAGcccaccgaggaggaggctcccgtcatcttcgccgcgtgcgacggtGACTCGCTCAAGCTCGTCAGCgccaccgtcaccgccgcccacggcAGCTCCttcatcgcgctcggcgaggccaAGTCCTCACCCAAGAGCGGCTGCGACAACGCCGccctcaccgcgggcgccgtcatGGACGCTTTCAaggctggcgacgccgccggctctGTCTCCATCGGCCACGTGTACTTCACccaggcggacgacggcgacgaggttcCCACGGCGAacaccgccgtcgtcctcggcgaggcctccgcccccgtcgcgattGAGCTCAAGTCCGCCTGCTTCATCGGCTCCtccatcggcgtcgacgaatCCGGCTGCAGGATCGCCAAGGCTTTCCCCACCGACAAGGTTGGCGAGTTCATCTTCGCCACCTGCAAGGACGAGCACATGACCATGGTGGTCGCCCAGGTTGGCATGGGAGATgtccccgccgaggagcccgaggaggagaccgccgtcgccgaggagcccgaggaggagaccgccgtcgccgaggagcccgaggaggagaccgccgtcgccgaggaggaggaggctcaGGAACCCCTGACTCCGTCTCAGTCCGCTCCCGCTCCCTCCACCAAGAAGagcaagaagaagaagaggaggaagagAAGAAAGAGAAgaaagaagaagaagagcaagaagaagaagggatGGTGGCCCTTCGgtgccgaggccgaggcccaGGGCCAGGCTGGACGCTCCCTCCTCTTCGCGCCCGGTATCCTCCCCGACATCTCCTCGGCTCTCGAAAACGCCAACCTCCCCGTCTGGGTCACCGACAAGGCGCAGGCCGCCACCATCACCGTCACCAAAGCCATGACCGCCACGTGCACCGACGGCGCcatgaccgcggcgtccgtgaaggccgccgcctcccaaGCATCTGGCAAGCCGTACGGCCCGGCGCTCAGcatcggccgcgtcgcgtggaCCGACCACGACACCACGCAGACtgacgtcatcgacgcggtgAAGACAACCTTGACGGCGCCTCCCCCAAAGCCGTGCACCGGTCGCACCGTCACCGTCAAGCGCATGGACCCCGCCGGCCTTGACGGCCATGGCTGGGGCATGAACCTTGAGTTCATGTGCGGCGACTCCAAGGTGAGCATCGGCAGCAGCCGCGGCTCCCAGACTCAGTCCACCGTCGTCAACAGCGAGATGACCCAGGGCGACTGCGCTGCCCGCATCGACAAGTCCAACTGGCTCGGCGGCTACGGCTACGGCGACTTCTtcgacgtcaccgtcggcgagtgccctcctcctccccccccgcccgcccccgcccctgTCGGCGAGGAGTGCACCGGCCGCACCGTCACCGTCAAGCGCAtggacgccggcggcctcgacggccACGGCTGGGGCATGAACCTTGAGTTCATGTGCGGCGACTCCAAGGTGAGCATCGGCAACAGCCGCGGCTCCCAGACTCAGTCCACCGTCGTCAACACCCCCATGTTCGCGAGCGACTGCGCTGCCCGCATCGACAAGTCCAACTGGCTCGGCGGCTACGGCTACGGCGACTTCTtcgacgtcaccgtcggcgagtgCCCCAAGAAGTGCAAGCGCACCatcagcgcgacgcgcagggACGCCAACCACGGCTGGGGTATGAACCTCAAGTTCAagtgcggcgacgccgaggtggtcATCGGCAACTCCGACCAGGCTGAGAAGACCGTCTTCTACGACAACGTCGCGACTGGCACTTGCCCCTCCCGCGTCGACAAGTCCAActggctcggcggcgacacctACGGCGACtacttcgacgtcgtcatgGGAGAGTGCATCGACTCCGAGGCTCAGGCCCAgtgccgccgcgaggtcaccgccacccgcggcgacgccgcccacggcTGGGGCATGCCCCTCGAGTTTGAGTGCGGCGGCAAGGTTGTCCACATCGGCAGCTCCGGCGGCCAGACCAAGTCCGCCACCACAACGTTCAAGCTCGACGGTGACGACTGCCCCTCCAGGGTGGACAAGTCCAactggcgcggcggccacaCCTACGGCGACTGGTTCTCCGTCAACGTCGGTCCCTGCGTAGgagccgccctcggcgacgccgtggagtACGACCACGAGGACAAGCCCAAGCTCGGGTCCAAGACCAAACTCGGCAAGAAGACCGAGGCCTCCGCCAACACCTGGAAGGTCTGGTAA
- a CDS encoding heat shock transcription factor (expressed), translating into MTSAKGASAQPGSATGASTPFATVNVSPFLWKTWNLVSDPSSDHIISWSAQGRTFTVWQPDLLESTQLPATFKHSNFASFVRQLNNYGFRKCHSDRFEFGVEGFEQGKPELLTTLRRHDAPRNKKKEADGGKSASAASSGKKGAGVKSGGLKTAPHVPGSGYDGLELGAYGGITSEVEQLKRDRLLLLKEVMRLREVQSHTQDQVRELSARLASTEQFQSRMMSFVDAVQSGTGLSFDAQGMQKFKEVAATRKRRQMFLPSSAAAPDQSAPGQNLNLQGSLGSGSYNATQGFSLQEMDDDDILPADPLAPDPDDALTSQMFGPLSPNPTAPIQLPEHEWLDMLGGGGVDPTVGKLEPRVGGPLIRSASQDDDVGAEGSADPFVSSILDRGPSLEKQMSLGFLERMSSAEIGDMVKDMNINQPFDDEFARRVREIKS; encoded by the exons ATGACCTCGGCcaagggcgcgagcgcccagCCGGgcagcgcgacgggcgcctcgACCCCGTTCGCCACGGTGAACGTCTCCCCGTTCCTATG GAAAACGTGGAACCTCGTCAGCGATCCCAGCAGCGACCACATCATCTCCTGGTCCGCGCAAGGCCGCACGTTCACCGTGTGGCAGCCCGACCTGCTCGAGTCCACGCAGCTGCCCGCCACGTTCAAGCACAGCAacttcgcgtcgttcgtccgGCAGCTCAACAACTACGGCTTCCGCAAGTGCCACAGCGACAGGTTCGAGTTCGGCGTGGAGGGGTTCGAGCAGGGTAAACCCGAGCTGCTCACCACGCTGCGCAggcacgacgcgccgcgaaacaagaagaaggaggcggatgGAGGCAAGtcggcctccgcggcgtcttcGGGAAAGAAGGGCGCCGGCGTTAAGTCCGGCGGACTTAAAACTGCGCCGCACGTGCCCGGCAGCGGCTACGACGGACTGGAGCTGGGCGCGTACGGCGGCATCACCAGCGAGGTGGAGCAGCTGAAGCGCGAcaggctgctgctgctgaaGGAGGTGATGCGGCTGCGGGAGGTGCAGTCGCACACGCAGGATCAGGTTCGCGAGCTGAGCGCCAGGCTGGCGAGCACCGAGCAGTTCCAGTCGCGGATGATGAGcttcgtggacgcggtgcaGAGCGGCACGGGACTGAGCTTCGACGCGCAGGGCATGCAGAAGTTcaaggaggtggcggcgaccAGGAAGCGTCGTCAGATGTTCCtcccgtcctccgccgcggcgcccgatcAATCGGCTCCGGGCCAAAACCTAAACCTGCAGGGAAGCCTGGGATCGGGCTCTTACAACGCCACGCAGGGATTCTCGCTGCaggagatggacgacgacgacatcctcCCCGCGGatcccctcgcgccggatccggacgacgcgctcacgTCGCAGATGTTCGGACCCCTCTCTCCCAACCCAACCGCGCCCATCCAACTCCCCGAGCACGAGTGGCTCGAcatgctcggcggcggaggcgtcgaccCGACCGTCGGCAAGCTGGaaccccgcgtcggcggtccgCTGATCAGATCGGCGTCGCAGGACGATGAcgtgggcgccgagggaAGCGCGGATCCCTTCGTGAGCTCCATCCTGGATCGCGGCCCGAGCCTCGAGAAGCAGATGTCGCTCGGATTCTTGGAGCGGATGAGCTCGGCGGAGATTGGGGACATGGTCAAGGACATGAACATCAACCAgcccttcgacgacgagtttGCCCGACGGGTTCGCGAGATCAAGAGCTga
- a CDS encoding predicted protein — protein MMPPPPPRPRAPSADDEEVHRRFDRAALFQPADISAYFDECADVRVGGGDVFRVRTARGATRGATRGRGRASIAALCLHGCALSGASFALFARRLADRGGENFRVDALDLRGHGSTRTADDRDLSLDTMARDVADVCARLYRDDDATTNEDGNTNVQVVLVGHSMGGAVAARVAQLDLVRNLRGVVVIDVVEGTALASVRGEAMRAAVASRAGKTFATIADAVEWCVRVARTTSNVESARASTAHALVPSRRDDAGDGGSEGGDGARGWTWRVDVAKMSAYWEGWYEGMGERFLRARCAKLLVLAGTDRLDDALTVAQMQGKFQTVVFPNAGHAVHEDEPERCAEAVLGFAARYASSS, from the coding sequence atgatgccgccgccgccgccccggcccagggcgccgagcgcggacgacgaggaggtccaTCGGCGGttcgaccgcgcggcgctcttTCAGCCCGCGGATATCTCGGCGTACTTCGACGAGTGCGcggacgtgcgcgtcggaGGGGGCGACGTGTTCAGAGTCCGGACCGCCCGCGGGGCGACCCGCGGGGcgacccgcgggcgggggcgcgcgtcgatcgccgcgctgtgCCTGCACGGGTGCGCGCTCTCGGGGGCGTCGTTCGCCCTcttcgcgcggcgactcgccgatcgcggcggcgaaaactttcgcgtggacgcgttggacctccgcgggcacggatccacgcgcaccgccgacgaccgcgacctCTCCCTGGATACCATGgcgagggacgtcgcggacgtgtGCGCGCGGCTgtaccgcgacgacgacgcgacgacgaacgaggATGGGAACACGAACGTGCAGGTGGTGCTGGTGGGGCACtcgatgggcggcgcggtggccgcgagggtggcgcaGCTCGACCTCGTGAGGAATCTgcgcggggtcgtcgtcatcgacgtcgtcgaaggcacggcgctggcgtcggtgaggggcgaggcgatgcgcgccgccgtcgcgtcgcgcgccggcaAAAccttcgcgacgatcgccgacgccgtcgagtgGTGCGTCCGggtggcgaggacgacgtcaaacgtcgagtccgcgcgtgcctcgacggcgcacgcgttggtcccctcgcggcgtgacgacgcgggggacggaGGAAGCGAAgggggggacggggcgcgcgggtggacgtGGAGGGTGGACGTGGCGAAGATGTCCGCGTACTGGGAGGGTTGGTACGAGGGCATGGGCGAGCGGTTCCTGCGCGCGAGATGCGCCAAGCTGTTGGTGCTCGCCGGGACGGAcaggctcgacgacgcgctgacgGTGGCGCAGATGCAGGGGAAGTTTCAGACGGTGGTGTTCCCGAACGCGGGGCACGCGGTGCACGAGGACGAGCCGGAGAGGTGCGCAGAGGCGGTGCTGGGGTTCGCCGCTAGGTACGCGAGTTCTTCTTGA
- a CDS encoding predicted protein — protein sequence MPAQTRGARRKSLGLPPKEKQERFDPSSPSKAKTGKKAEGWGAPERTGFWANVYGTCGVLAIIGTTPFIAVIVWHMFVNLDGSLASIVAAFQKDGLSLIAKIWPWTSKRAWQLLGSYAAFEALLQVYMPGKRFEANPTAAGNVPVYKANGVQSLVATVIAFFLCWHLGLTTPLEVYSLFGEMLAGMSLLAIVFCVFLLVKGHVAPTDEDSGSCGNVVYDFWWGMELYPKIGPLNLKQFTNCRFGMMAWAILPIIFACHQYQRDGFLADSVAVCVALMCVYNFKFFVWETGYFNSMDIQHDRAGYYICWGCLVWVPAVYASPALYIASVQPPVNLGPRLAAAIFALGCLSIWINYDSDRQRQEFRASGGKKKVWGKKPVIVEAEYKVAKDGRTVTKKSILLASGWWAIARHFHYLPEISASFFWTAPALFGKLPPYLYVIFLTVLLIDRSMRDDTRCSLKYGKYWKKYCELVPYKIVPGIF from the coding sequence ATGCCCGCGCAGACACGCGGCGCCAGGCGCAAGTCACTCGGGCTCCCGCCCAAGGAAAAGCAGGAGCGCTTCgacccgtcctcgccgtccaaGGCGAAGACTGGCAAGAAGGCCGAGGGCTGGGGCGCCCCCGAGCGCACCGGCTTCTGGGCGAACGTCTACGGCACGTGCGGCGTGCTCGCCATCATCGGCACCACCCCGTTCATCGCGGTCATCGTCTGGCACATGTTCGTCAACCTCGACGGCTCGCTCgcctccatcgtcgccgcctttcAGAAGGACGGCCTCTCGTTGATCGCCAAGATCTGGCCGTGGACCTCCAAGCGCGCGTGGCAGCTCCTCGGATCCTACGCCGCCTTCGAGGCCCTCCTCCAGGTGTACATGCCGGGTAAGAGGTTCGAGGCGaaccccaccgcggcgggcaaCGTTCCGGTGTACAAGGCCAACGGCGTCCagtccctcgtcgccacggTGATCGCCTTCTTCCTCTGCTGGCACCTCGGCTTGACCACCCCGCTCGAGGTGTACTCGCTCTTCGGAGAGATGCTCGCGGGTATGTCCTTACTCGCGATCGTCTTCTGCGTTTTCCTGCTCGTCAAGGGCCACGTCGCGCCCACCGACGAGGACAGCGGCTCGTGCGGCAACGTCGTGTACGATTTCTGGTGGGGCATGGAGCTCTATCCGAAGATCGGCCCGCTGAACCTCAAGCAGTTCACCAACTGCAGGTTCGGCATGATGGCGTGGGCGATCCTCCCGATCATCTTCGCGTGCCACCAGTACCAGCGCGACGGTTTCCTCGCCGACTCCGTCGCCGTGTGCGTCGCGCTCATGTGCGTGTACAACTTCAAGTTTTTCGTCTGGGAGACTGGATACTTCAACAGCATGGACATCCAgcacgaccgcgcggggtACTACATCTGCTGGGGATGCCTCGTGTGGGTTCCCGCGGTGtacgcgtcccccgcgctgTACATCGCGTCGGTTCAGCCCCCGGTTAACCTGGGcccgcggctggcggcggcgatcttcgCGCTCGGCTGCCTCTCCATCTGGATCAACTACGACTCGGACCGCCAGCGTCAGGAGTTCCGAGCCAGCggcggcaagaagaaggtgTGGGGCAAGAAGCCCGTCATCGTGGAGGCTGAGTACAAGGTGGCGAAGGACGGAAGGACCGTGACGAAGAAGAGCATCCTGCTCGCGTCTGGCTGGTGGGCAATCGCCAGGCACTTTCACTACCTTCCGGAgatctccgcgtcgttcttctggaccgcgcccgcgctcttcGGCAAGCTCCCGCCTTACCTTTACGTCATCTTCCTCACCGTGCTTCTGATCGACCGGAGCATGAGGGATGACACGAGATGCTCGCTCAAGTACGGCAAGTACTGGAAAAAGTACTGCGAGCTCGTGCCGTACAAGATCGTCCCGGGGATCTTCTAA
- a CDS encoding predicted protein — protein sequence MGADTSYEMLTALNPAHLKALLGQEVVVTLGDASTRTGIVYNVDPVNFSVALLKPRRPLIKGTQASPKGHNGEDHLCVVPGHAVKGVEVVGGQRAAMECLTSVGAVGWNARSASATQPGGLDRFGAAGAAGSSSGRRMSLEFLRSYSNASPAPPPAHARRERFSDPGYGEEERGNAGDRSMGSIAEGSADGAADDGVARARRDAGWEERRERVRAMLERARVPVHVSAATGAERVPGATPLVVMGCARVAYPFTADAVECANEIVLARVRELVSTVQ from the exons ATGGGTGCGGACACGAGCTATGAG ATGCTGACGGCGCTCAACCCGGCGCACCTCAAG GCGCTCCTGGGCCAAGAGGTTGTCGtgaccctcggcgacgcctccaCGCGCACGGGGATCGTGTACAACGTGGATCCCGTCAACTTCTCCGTCGCCCTGCTCAAG CCGCGTCGACCCCTGATCAAGGGCACTCAAG CTTCACCGAAGGGACACAACGGCGAGGATCACCTGtgcgtcgtccccggccaCGCGGTCAAGGGCGTGGAGGTGGTGGGAGGAcaacgcgcggcgatggagtgCCTCACGTCCGTAGGCGCCGTCGGGTGGAACGCtcgatcggcgtcggcgacgcagCCCGGGGGGTTGGATCGATTCGGCGCAGCTGGCGCGGCTGGCAGTTCAAGCGGGCGGAGGATGTCGCTCGAGTTTCTGCGATCGTACtccaacgcgtcgccggcgccaccgccggcgcacgcgcgccggGAGAGGTTCTCGGACCCCGGCtacggggaggaggagcgagGGAATGCGGGGGATCGGTCGATGGGTTCCATCGCGGAGGGTTCGGCCGACGgggccgcggacgacggcgtcgcgcgggcgaggagagACGCGGGGTGGGAGGAGCGAAgagagcgcgtgcgcgcgatgctggagcgggcgcgggtgccggtgcacgtgtccgcggcgacgggcgcggagagGGTCCCGGGCGCCACCCCGCTGGTGGTGATGGGAtgcgcgagggtcgcgtACCCattcaccgccgacgcggtggagtgCGCCAACGAGATTGTCCTGGCGCGCGTCAGGGAGCTGGTGTCCACGGTGCAGTGA